The nucleotide window AGTGACCCCTCAAGTCCCGCTAAGTCCTTGCTGCCACCAAACAAGTGCAACGAAACGGTGCTCGCAAAgtacaccccaaacccctcaacCTAAGCCCTAATGCTGTGGTTAGATTGGTTTTGTGGATTTACTAGTACGGGAAAGTCGCAAAGCGCTTTCGTTTGGTGTGCAGGCTGACTCCGCGTGTGTTCTTCCGCtgactgctttattttttatcgAAGGCAGCGTCCCGTCTCTAGCTGCCGGTCTTCTGTTCGGCGGCTTAGCGGGGCTCGGCGCGTACCAGCAGTCCAAAGATCCAAAGAATGTGTGGCTTTCCCTTGGTAAGTTTGCTCGGCAGCCGAGTACTGAGTGTTACTGGTGGCGGTGGGAACAGTaacctttttgttttctagcatgtttcagctgccctgtgccGTTGTACCTATACAAAAGTTGTAAGTGGTGGCAGGACCTCCTGTCCACAGCCAGGAAGTATTTGTTTAAGAACATGATTCCTGGGTCGAAGACCTGGATTGTCCTGTGTGAATCCTCTGCCAGATTAGATAATGTGTTACACCAACACATTAGGTGCAGGAAACATACGTGGAAATTTTTTGGTTGCGAAGCAGCGTTCTTAGCCTGTGGTGGTGGAATAAGCACTATTTTTGCAATAGTGACAACAGTGTGAAAGGGGCTATGTGGCCTTAGGGAACCCTGGTTTGCACAGCCATCTCAGAGGAGCAGTACATATTCCAATGCATCATACATTCTGGAAGAAACAGCATGTAAAAGAAAAGAGGCAGTGATGTATTCTGCTTGCTTATAGTAGAGCTTACAAGAAGCTGTGGGTGTTAAGCTTGCAGTTAACTCTtcaggggaaggagaaggatgAAATCACTGTGGAAAATATTATGAAGCACTCAGGTGAACCTCAGGGAGTTCCTTTGCTGCAGGAGTGTAATATCTGAATAAACCACTATCAGGAACTGATTGTGCCTTATCTAGGGTATCCTAGATAATTTCTTGAGGATCCTGCTAGCTCTGCAACTACTCCATATTGTCACTAGTGCTATGATACTATAGCTTTACAGTGATTTAAGACTATTTTAAACCAATAGGACTAATGTGCTGAAAGGCTCTATGAAGCCACTGTAGAGGATCAACCTCATCAGTAAGGAATGAAACATAAAATGCAGCTCAGTGCAAAGCACAATTTCCATTTGTGAACTGTCCTTCCACTCTGGCATGTTATGGGAGTGGCTGTGCATCTATGACATGGGTTTATAGGCAGTGTCATGGAAGAGGAATGAACACCTTTTGTATATCCTGATGTGGTGCATGGAGTGTTTTCAGATGGACGTCTTGAAAGCAGTAATGTGTCACAGTCTAGTACAGCtctccatccacccatccatccatccatccatccatccatccatccatccatccatccatccatccacccatccacccatccacccatccacccatccacccatccacccatccatccatccatccatccatccatccatccatccatccatccatccatccatccatccatccatccatccatccatccatccatccatccatccatccatccattcctCCTCAGCTCTCCTTGTCATGTGCAGctgtggctcctgcagagctgtaAGTTGGTCCCAGTACATTAGGGGTAGAAATGCAGAAACAGAACCTTGACAGAGTATCCCTAGAATACCTTTTACCCTGTCTGATGCAAACAAACTTGCGGCTTTGGAAAAAGGTATACCGCACTTTCACCTCcctttcttattaaaaaaaaaaacaacggCCCTGTAAATTTCATATGAATGTTGATGGGATTCCTTTTCTACACttagagaaaaataatctgCAGACATGTCTAAGATGTTAATAGCTCTTTCAGTCTGATCCTTTggattgttttctgttttctaatcATATTTTCAAGTGaggttgttttctttccagttgTAGTATTTACTGCCACTTTCCAGTTCAGAATGTCACAGAGAAATGGGAACTGTAAATAATATTTACCTCCCACATAGTGAATACTGTCACCATCCCAGCTTTCTGGCAGTTTTAAGCCTGCCTGTGTTCGAGGGAATAATCATTCTTTGCAAGTAAGGGCTGAGGGAGAGCTAGTGACCTGTTCAGAGGATTAGAGTTTGTGGGTGATCAGACTGTGGTCTCAACCCTGGTGACATCTCCTCACTTCTGCTGAGCAGACCAAAGCTGCTGAGAAGCTTGTAATGACAGCTTTGATGCTGAAGAAAATCAAACTGTTTTACTCACAGAGGGAGGCATTCCTGTCTGTATGTGTAGGTCTGTTTGGCTGGTGCTGCTCAGTGCTGAAGTGTGGCAATGCTGCACTGGCATTTCTGTGTCAAATGGTTCTGACTGGGCTTCTTTTCAACAGTGGCATCTGGCACCTTGTCTACTGTTATGGGAATGAGATTCTACAACTCCAAAAAGGCAATGCCTGGGATAATTGCTGGTGCCAGGTAACCACCTGTCCTTTGTTCTTGTTGTGTTACTGAATAACCATTTTATTTAGCTTATTTGTGGATTATatt belongs to Taeniopygia guttata chromosome 2, bTaeGut7.mat, whole genome shotgun sequence and includes:
- the LOC100190710 gene encoding putative transmembrane protein 14C; this encodes MEYDWLGFGYAALVAAGGVVGYAKAGSVPSLAAGLLFGGLAGLGAYQQSKDPKNVWLSLVASGTLSTVMGMRFYNSKKAMPGIIAGASLLMVGRLGLQMMEKPIKP